A stretch of the Aphis gossypii isolate Hap1 chromosome 2, ASM2018417v2, whole genome shotgun sequence genome encodes the following:
- the LOC114125925 gene encoding dual specificity mitogen-activated protein kinase kinase 4-like isoform X1, with product MSNNDSNGSSPSGAARPSHPQLDMRQEAAITEKRRQLKLAIQGTSGASFGFNSTIPSLQQLKFEEDNKLIINGSTSKQPNLPRARLSNTETMSEKSRYRSIERTKLRERLKICQTIQSTGKLQLSENKVYDFTSDDLQDLGEIGRGGFGTVNKMLHRSSDTVMAVKRIRSTVDENEQKQLLMDLDVVMKSNECPYIVQFYGALFKEGDCWICMELMDSSLDKFYKYIYEKLDQRIPENILGKITVATVKALNYLKEKLKIIHRDVKPSNILLDSRGNIKLCDFGISGQLVDSIAKTRDAGCRPYMAPERIDPVRGRGGYDVRSDVWSLGITLVEVATGRFPYPRWSSVFEQLCQVVQGDPPRLQTSNNFSPNFVNFVNTCLIKEENQRPKYNKLLEHPFIKHSDAESVDVASYISEIMAAMENDGAFMYTMNDP from the exons ATGTCCAATAATGACAGTAACGGAAGTTCGCCATCTG gagCTGCAAGACCTTCTCATCCACAGTTAGACATGCGTCAAGAAGCTGCAATAACAG aaaaaagaaGACAGTTAAAATTGGCTATCCAAGGAACATCCGGTGCCTCATTTGGATTCAACTCTACAATACCAAGCTTACAACAATTAAA ATTTGAagaagataataaattaataattaatggatCAACATCAAAACAACCAAATTTACCTAGAGCACGGTTATCTAATACTGAAACAATGAGTGAAAAGTCGcg ATACAGATCCATAGAACGTACTAAATTACG AGAGAGactaaaaatatgtcaaaCAATACAATCCACTGGAAAACTACAACTTTCTGAGAACAAG gtatatGATTTTACATCAGATGATTTACAAGATTTAGGAGAGATTGGCCGAGGAGGTTTTGGAACTGTAAACAAAATGTTACATCGTAGTAGTGATACAGTAATGGCTGTTAag aggATAAGGTCTACTGTTgatgaaaatgaacaaaaacaattactaATGGATTTGGATGTTGTGATGAAATCTAATGAATGTccttatattgtacaattttatggAGCGCTTTTCAAAgaa ggGGATTGTTGGATTTGTATGGAACTAATGGACTCGTCATTggataaattctataaatatatctatgaaAAGTTAGATCAACGAATACCAGAAAATATATTGGGGAAAATAACTGTTGCG ACTGTAAAAGCATTGAATTAccttaaagaaaaattgaaaatcattcaCCGTGATGTTAAGCCTAGCAACATTCTATTGGACTCTCGaggaaatataaaactatgtgATTTTGGTATTTCAGGGCAGTTAGTCGACTCTATAGCAAAAACTAGAGATGCTGGCTGCCGCCCTTACATGGCa ccgGAAAGAATCGATCCAGTTCGTGGTCGAGGAGGTTATGATGTCCGTTCAGATGTTTGGTCCTTAGGTATCACTTTAGTAGAAGTTGCTACTGGACGGTTTCCATATCCAAGATGGAGTTCTGTTTTTGAACAACTGTGTCAGGTTGTTCAAGGAGATCCTCCAAGATTGCAAACTTCTAACAATTTTTCTCCTAATTTTGTGAATTTCGTAAATACttg tttGATAAAAGAAGAAAATCAAAGGCCTAAATACAACAAACTACTAGAACAtccatttataaaacatagtgATGCTGAAAGTGTTGATGTAGCTTCTTATATTAGTGAAATAATGGCTGCAATGGAAAATGATGGTGCATTTATGTACACAATGAATGACCCttga
- the LOC114125924 gene encoding CCA tRNA nucleotidyltransferase 1, mitochondrial isoform X1: protein MKYLFQLFSLRPHRPYPSRFLSFVNPVINYNLKPRSTPAIMKLENSQYGFIFSPQLTTVLQVFDKYKYEIRLCGGAVRDILLGKTPTDLDFATTATPDEMVEMMAKENIRIVNKGGLKHGTVTSHVDGVNFELTTLRIDVVTDGRHADVEYTKDWALDAGRRDLTVNSMFLGMDGTVYDYFNGYEDLKKRQIRFVGDPKLRITEDYLRILRYFRFYGCLATAPNLHDEYILEAIQEKGSGLKQISGERIWSELHKILEGNYGPDIMRTILKLGLSPYIGLPKKPNVDEFDKVINRTKGLKLQPITMLIPFLKDVHDMNELNNRLKFRVFDRDLGLFLIHSRDEKWTPDTIKMNKIKIIQNPTKQGVMKEYIEQLLKYNNDRTILEEFEKWTPLKFPITGNMIKNHGVKDGKKIGIILRKLIEYWADDDFQTDIEELLNLIPKAEDELCHSFKTSKKNT from the coding sequence atgaagtatttATTTCAACTGTTTTCACTACGTCCACACCGACCATATCCTTCTCGTTTTCTGAGTTTTGTAAAtccagttattaattataatcttaaacCTAGATCAACACCAGCAATTATGAAACTTGAAAATTCGCaatatggttttatattttctccGCAACTTACCACAGTATTACAAGTTTTTGACAAGTACAAGTATGAAATCAGACTTTGCGGAGGTGCAGTACGTGATATTCTGTTAGGTAAAACGCCTACTGATCTTGATTTTGCCACTACGGCTACCCCTGATGAAATGGTTGAAATGATGGCAAAAGAAAACATTAGAATCGTTAATAAAGGTGGTTTAAAACATGGAACAGTAACTTCTCATGTTGATGGTGTTAATTTTGAACTTACTACGCTTAGAATTGATGTTGTTACTGATGGGAGACATGCTGATGTTGAATACACTAAAGATTGGGCACTAGATGCAGGACGAAGAGATTTAACTGTTAATTCCATGTTCTTGGGAATGGATGGCActgtatatgattattttaatggatatGAAGATTTAAAGAAGCGTCAAATAAGATTTGTTGGTGATCCCAAATTACGCATCACTGAGGATTATTTGAGAATTTTACGATACTTCAGATTTTATGGCTGTTTAGCTACTGCACCTAACCTTCACGACGAATATATACTTGAAGCAATACAAGAAAAAGGCAGTGGACTTAAACAAATATCTGGTGAACGAATTTGGTCAGaacttcataaaattttagaaGGAAATTATGGACCTGATATTATGAGAACTATTCTAAAATTAGGGCTAAGTCCATATATTGGTCTTCCTAAAAAACCTAATGTTGACGAGTTTGATAAAGTCATTAATCGAACTAAAGGTCTAAAATTACAACCAATTACCATGTTAATACCATTCTTAAAAGATGTACATGATATGAATGAACTTAACAATCGTTTAAAGTTTCGTGTGTTTGATAGAGATTTGGGATTATTCTTAATACATAGCAGAGATGAAAAATGGACACCAGATaccataaaaatgaataaaataaaaattatacaaaatccaACCAAACAAGGAGTTATGAAAGAGTATATTGAGCAGttattgaagtataataatgatagaaCCATTCTTGAAGAATTCGAAAAATGGACCCCATTGAAATTCCCTATTACAggaaatatgattaaaaaccaTGGGGTGAAAGATGGGAAAAAAATCGGAATAATTTTGAGGAAACTTATTGAATACTGGGCGGATGATGATTTCCAAACAGACATCGAAGAGTTGCTAAATTTGATACCTAAAGCTGAAGATGAATTGTGCCACAGTTTCAAAACCTCtaagaaaaatacataa
- the LOC114125927 gene encoding soluble calcium-activated nucleotidase 1 isoform X2: MLKELRQSLSSSQAYRISNSTIRFQTHFVIFVSLIGILFLIVLYNMAYTAPKLVSYGLNHPHDKFVYKLIEPKYPLSQPVSIDNVGIKFRIAIISDLDKASKSQTEKNMWYSYYKKGFLIWYKTNNSIELVWDLEEPKILKSSISMGGRGMELSELVTFNGKIYSFDDRTGIIYSINEDNTVLPWIILMDGNGTDFKGFKSEWATVHNSDLYVGSMGKEWTSSSGKFINNNPMWIKIINKSGHVTHVNWTDNYIAIRKAANINFPGYMIHESCAWSQIHKRWFFLPRRSSSKQYNENDDEYMATNMLISANNNFNNIKVAYIGKVVPTHGYSSFKFLPGTNDRIIVALKSEEVGSKTASYITAFNIDGTIILPEIKVADLKYEGIEFI, encoded by the exons ATGTTGAAAGAGCTCCGTCAAAGTTTGAGTTCTTCTCAAGCATACCGCATTTCGAATTCTACTATTCgttttcaaacacattttgttatttttgtctcattaattggtattttgttcttaatagtattgtataatatggcaTATACAGCACCAAAACTTGTCAGTTATGGCCTTAATCATCCACATGATAAATTTGTGTACAAATTAATTGAACCAAAGTATCCATTGTCTCAACCAGTTTCTATTGacaatgtaggtataaaattcCGTATAGCTATTATTAGTGATTTAGACAAAGCATCTAAAAGTCagactgaaaaaaatatgtggtacagctattataaaaaaggatTTCTTATTTGGTATAAGACTAATAACTCAATAGAACTTGTATGGGACCTAGAAGagcctaaaatattaaaatcatcgaTATCTATGGGTGGTCGTGGAATGGAACTTTCAGAACTAGTTACATTCAATggcaaaatatattcttttgaTGATCGGACaggaataatttatagtattaatgaaGATAACACTGTTTTACCTTGGATAATACTCATGGATGGGAATGGAACTGATTTTAAGG gaTTTAAAAGTGAATGGGCAACTGTACATAATTCAGATTTATATGTTGGAAGTATGGGCAAAGAATGGACATCATCTTCgggaaaatttattaataataatcctatgtggataaaaattattaataaatctggCCATGTAACTCATGTCAACTGGACAGACAACTATATTGCGATTCGAAAAGCAGCCAATATAAATTTCCCTGGATATATGATACATGAATCATGTGCATGGAGTCAAATACATAAACGTTGGTTCTTTTTACCACGGAGGAGTTCATCTAAACagtataatgaaaatgatgATGAGTATATGGCtacaaatatgttaatatcagccaataataattttaacaatattaag GTGGCATACATTGGCAAAGTAGTACCTACGCATGGATAttctagttttaaatttctaccAGGTACCAATGATAGAATTATTGTGGCACTTAAATCTGAAGAAGTTGGTTCAAAAACTGCTAGTTATATTACAGCATTTAATATTGATGGAACAATTATACTGCCAGAAATAAAAGTAGCTGATCTTAAATATGAAGGAATAGAATTTATATGA
- the LOC114125925 gene encoding dual specificity mitogen-activated protein kinase kinase 4-like isoform X2: protein MSNNDSNGSSPSGAARPSHPQLDMRQEAAITEKRRQLKLAIQGTSGASFGFNSTIPSLQQLKFEEDNKLIINGSTSKQPNLPRARLSNTETMSEKSRERLKICQTIQSTGKLQLSENKVYDFTSDDLQDLGEIGRGGFGTVNKMLHRSSDTVMAVKRIRSTVDENEQKQLLMDLDVVMKSNECPYIVQFYGALFKEGDCWICMELMDSSLDKFYKYIYEKLDQRIPENILGKITVATVKALNYLKEKLKIIHRDVKPSNILLDSRGNIKLCDFGISGQLVDSIAKTRDAGCRPYMAPERIDPVRGRGGYDVRSDVWSLGITLVEVATGRFPYPRWSSVFEQLCQVVQGDPPRLQTSNNFSPNFVNFVNTCLIKEENQRPKYNKLLEHPFIKHSDAESVDVASYISEIMAAMENDGAFMYTMNDP, encoded by the exons ATGTCCAATAATGACAGTAACGGAAGTTCGCCATCTG gagCTGCAAGACCTTCTCATCCACAGTTAGACATGCGTCAAGAAGCTGCAATAACAG aaaaaagaaGACAGTTAAAATTGGCTATCCAAGGAACATCCGGTGCCTCATTTGGATTCAACTCTACAATACCAAGCTTACAACAATTAAA ATTTGAagaagataataaattaataattaatggatCAACATCAAAACAACCAAATTTACCTAGAGCACGGTTATCTAATACTGAAACAATGAGTGAAAAGTCGcg AGAGAGactaaaaatatgtcaaaCAATACAATCCACTGGAAAACTACAACTTTCTGAGAACAAG gtatatGATTTTACATCAGATGATTTACAAGATTTAGGAGAGATTGGCCGAGGAGGTTTTGGAACTGTAAACAAAATGTTACATCGTAGTAGTGATACAGTAATGGCTGTTAag aggATAAGGTCTACTGTTgatgaaaatgaacaaaaacaattactaATGGATTTGGATGTTGTGATGAAATCTAATGAATGTccttatattgtacaattttatggAGCGCTTTTCAAAgaa ggGGATTGTTGGATTTGTATGGAACTAATGGACTCGTCATTggataaattctataaatatatctatgaaAAGTTAGATCAACGAATACCAGAAAATATATTGGGGAAAATAACTGTTGCG ACTGTAAAAGCATTGAATTAccttaaagaaaaattgaaaatcattcaCCGTGATGTTAAGCCTAGCAACATTCTATTGGACTCTCGaggaaatataaaactatgtgATTTTGGTATTTCAGGGCAGTTAGTCGACTCTATAGCAAAAACTAGAGATGCTGGCTGCCGCCCTTACATGGCa ccgGAAAGAATCGATCCAGTTCGTGGTCGAGGAGGTTATGATGTCCGTTCAGATGTTTGGTCCTTAGGTATCACTTTAGTAGAAGTTGCTACTGGACGGTTTCCATATCCAAGATGGAGTTCTGTTTTTGAACAACTGTGTCAGGTTGTTCAAGGAGATCCTCCAAGATTGCAAACTTCTAACAATTTTTCTCCTAATTTTGTGAATTTCGTAAATACttg tttGATAAAAGAAGAAAATCAAAGGCCTAAATACAACAAACTACTAGAACAtccatttataaaacatagtgATGCTGAAAGTGTTGATGTAGCTTCTTATATTAGTGAAATAATGGCTGCAATGGAAAATGATGGTGCATTTATGTACACAATGAATGACCCttga
- the LOC114125924 gene encoding CCA tRNA nucleotidyltransferase 1, mitochondrial isoform X2, which yields MKLENSQYGFIFSPQLTTVLQVFDKYKYEIRLCGGAVRDILLGKTPTDLDFATTATPDEMVEMMAKENIRIVNKGGLKHGTVTSHVDGVNFELTTLRIDVVTDGRHADVEYTKDWALDAGRRDLTVNSMFLGMDGTVYDYFNGYEDLKKRQIRFVGDPKLRITEDYLRILRYFRFYGCLATAPNLHDEYILEAIQEKGSGLKQISGERIWSELHKILEGNYGPDIMRTILKLGLSPYIGLPKKPNVDEFDKVINRTKGLKLQPITMLIPFLKDVHDMNELNNRLKFRVFDRDLGLFLIHSRDEKWTPDTIKMNKIKIIQNPTKQGVMKEYIEQLLKYNNDRTILEEFEKWTPLKFPITGNMIKNHGVKDGKKIGIILRKLIEYWADDDFQTDIEELLNLIPKAEDELCHSFKTSKKNT from the coding sequence ATGAAACTTGAAAATTCGCaatatggttttatattttctccGCAACTTACCACAGTATTACAAGTTTTTGACAAGTACAAGTATGAAATCAGACTTTGCGGAGGTGCAGTACGTGATATTCTGTTAGGTAAAACGCCTACTGATCTTGATTTTGCCACTACGGCTACCCCTGATGAAATGGTTGAAATGATGGCAAAAGAAAACATTAGAATCGTTAATAAAGGTGGTTTAAAACATGGAACAGTAACTTCTCATGTTGATGGTGTTAATTTTGAACTTACTACGCTTAGAATTGATGTTGTTACTGATGGGAGACATGCTGATGTTGAATACACTAAAGATTGGGCACTAGATGCAGGACGAAGAGATTTAACTGTTAATTCCATGTTCTTGGGAATGGATGGCActgtatatgattattttaatggatatGAAGATTTAAAGAAGCGTCAAATAAGATTTGTTGGTGATCCCAAATTACGCATCACTGAGGATTATTTGAGAATTTTACGATACTTCAGATTTTATGGCTGTTTAGCTACTGCACCTAACCTTCACGACGAATATATACTTGAAGCAATACAAGAAAAAGGCAGTGGACTTAAACAAATATCTGGTGAACGAATTTGGTCAGaacttcataaaattttagaaGGAAATTATGGACCTGATATTATGAGAACTATTCTAAAATTAGGGCTAAGTCCATATATTGGTCTTCCTAAAAAACCTAATGTTGACGAGTTTGATAAAGTCATTAATCGAACTAAAGGTCTAAAATTACAACCAATTACCATGTTAATACCATTCTTAAAAGATGTACATGATATGAATGAACTTAACAATCGTTTAAAGTTTCGTGTGTTTGATAGAGATTTGGGATTATTCTTAATACATAGCAGAGATGAAAAATGGACACCAGATaccataaaaatgaataaaataaaaattatacaaaatccaACCAAACAAGGAGTTATGAAAGAGTATATTGAGCAGttattgaagtataataatgatagaaCCATTCTTGAAGAATTCGAAAAATGGACCCCATTGAAATTCCCTATTACAggaaatatgattaaaaaccaTGGGGTGAAAGATGGGAAAAAAATCGGAATAATTTTGAGGAAACTTATTGAATACTGGGCGGATGATGATTTCCAAACAGACATCGAAGAGTTGCTAAATTTGATACCTAAAGCTGAAGATGAATTGTGCCACAGTTTCAAAACCTCtaagaaaaatacataa
- the LOC114125927 gene encoding soluble calcium-activated nucleotidase 1 isoform X1, which produces MSTDHNHIALNIYNVKNSDHSSSMLKELRQSLSSSQAYRISNSTIRFQTHFVIFVSLIGILFLIVLYNMAYTAPKLVSYGLNHPHDKFVYKLIEPKYPLSQPVSIDNVGIKFRIAIISDLDKASKSQTEKNMWYSYYKKGFLIWYKTNNSIELVWDLEEPKILKSSISMGGRGMELSELVTFNGKIYSFDDRTGIIYSINEDNTVLPWIILMDGNGTDFKGFKSEWATVHNSDLYVGSMGKEWTSSSGKFINNNPMWIKIINKSGHVTHVNWTDNYIAIRKAANINFPGYMIHESCAWSQIHKRWFFLPRRSSSKQYNENDDEYMATNMLISANNNFNNIKVAYIGKVVPTHGYSSFKFLPGTNDRIIVALKSEEVGSKTASYITAFNIDGTIILPEIKVADLKYEGIEFI; this is translated from the exons ATGAGTACAGACCATAATCAT ATAGCtctcaatatatataatgtaaaaaattcaGATCACAGCTCAAGCATGTTGAAAGAGCTCCGTCAAAGTTTGAGTTCTTCTCAAGCATACCGCATTTCGAATTCTACTATTCgttttcaaacacattttgttatttttgtctcattaattggtattttgttcttaatagtattgtataatatggcaTATACAGCACCAAAACTTGTCAGTTATGGCCTTAATCATCCACATGATAAATTTGTGTACAAATTAATTGAACCAAAGTATCCATTGTCTCAACCAGTTTCTATTGacaatgtaggtataaaattcCGTATAGCTATTATTAGTGATTTAGACAAAGCATCTAAAAGTCagactgaaaaaaatatgtggtacagctattataaaaaaggatTTCTTATTTGGTATAAGACTAATAACTCAATAGAACTTGTATGGGACCTAGAAGagcctaaaatattaaaatcatcgaTATCTATGGGTGGTCGTGGAATGGAACTTTCAGAACTAGTTACATTCAATggcaaaatatattcttttgaTGATCGGACaggaataatttatagtattaatgaaGATAACACTGTTTTACCTTGGATAATACTCATGGATGGGAATGGAACTGATTTTAAGG gaTTTAAAAGTGAATGGGCAACTGTACATAATTCAGATTTATATGTTGGAAGTATGGGCAAAGAATGGACATCATCTTCgggaaaatttattaataataatcctatgtggataaaaattattaataaatctggCCATGTAACTCATGTCAACTGGACAGACAACTATATTGCGATTCGAAAAGCAGCCAATATAAATTTCCCTGGATATATGATACATGAATCATGTGCATGGAGTCAAATACATAAACGTTGGTTCTTTTTACCACGGAGGAGTTCATCTAAACagtataatgaaaatgatgATGAGTATATGGCtacaaatatgttaatatcagccaataataattttaacaatattaag GTGGCATACATTGGCAAAGTAGTACCTACGCATGGATAttctagttttaaatttctaccAGGTACCAATGATAGAATTATTGTGGCACTTAAATCTGAAGAAGTTGGTTCAAAAACTGCTAGTTATATTACAGCATTTAATATTGATGGAACAATTATACTGCCAGAAATAAAAGTAGCTGATCTTAAATATGAAGGAATAGAATTTATATGA